The Streptomyces hundungensis genome contains the following window.
AGCCGTTTCCGGCTCGAAGTGACCACCGGCGAAATGCTCGACGCCAACGAGGTCGAGCGCTCCCCCGAGGACTCCGTCCTGGAGTCCCTCTCCAACGCCGCCCTGCTCGAAGCCGTACGCAAGCTCAATCCACAGCAGCAGGAGTGCGTCACCCTGCGCTTCCTCCAGGGCCTCTCGGTCGCCGAGACCGCCCGTGTCATGGGCAAGAACGAGGGCGCCATCAAGACCCTCCAGTACCGAGCGGTACGCACGCTGGCCCGGCTCCTGCCGGACGACGCCCGCTGATCAACGGCCCGTTTGGACCCCACCCGCCGACCCGCCCGCCCGGCGGGTCCAACTCACCGTCCGTGAGCCCTCGATGACGCTGTGGTCCGATCATCCTCCGTCCGTAACCCAAGTGCCGCGTCCGTCGTTGTGCGGGATGAAGGCTCCCTGTGGTCACGCCATGTCCATGGCCGCTCACTCGATCGTGTGGATGTGCTCAAGGCGTGCAACCTTCCAGGCCCCTTGGGGAGTCGACCGTGATGATGAGAGGAGGTGCCGCCAGTGATCGCGAACGTATCGGCGCACCGGCGGGCGAACGCCTTCGCCCAGGCCCTGGAAGAAGCCTCGGCGGCCGACCAGGAGACACCCGAGACCGGGCCGGCCGAACAGGCCGAGACCGGCAGGCTGTTGACCCTGGCGGGTGGGCTCGGCGAACTGCCGAAACCGGAAATGGACCCGCAGGTCAAGGTCGAGCAGCGCACGCTGCTCATGGCCGAGATGGAGCGGATGTTCGCCGGCGGCGCTGCCGCCGACCCTCAGGTGCCCGAGCAGCGGACCGGCCGCGGCGCCCATCGGGCGACGTCGCTCCGGAAATTGCGACCCCGCTCCCGCTGGTCCAAGGGCATCGCGGCGGGCGGACTGAGCATCGGTGTGGCCGCGGGAGCGTTCAGCGGCGTGGCCGCTGCCAGTTCCGACGCCCTGCCCGGTGATTCCCTGTACGGGCTGAAGCGGGGCATGGAGGACCTCAAGCTCACCATGGCCGACGACGACGCCAGCCGAGGAGTGCTCTACCTCGATCAGGCCTCGACCCGGCTCTCGGAGGCGAGACGTCTGATGGAAAGAGGCCGCGCGGGCGACCTCGACCACGAGCAGCTCGGCGAGGTCCGCCGCGCCCTCAGCGGCATGGAGCACGACGCCTCCGAGGCCCACCGTCTCCTGCACCAGGCCTACGCCCGGGACGGCTCACTCGAACCGATCGCGGCCCTGAACTCCTTCTCCGAGGCCCACCGCGAGAGCTGGAGCAAACTCCGCGGCAAGCTGCCTCCCCAGCTGACCGACGTCGGCAACCAGGTGAGCTCGGTCTTCGCCGCCATAGACCAAGAGGTCAAGCCGCTCCAGTCGCTGCTGCCCAAGACGTCGTCCAAGACGCACACCCGTCAAGGCACCTCGCACCCCGGCGGCACCTCGGGCGCGACCCGCCCGTCCGCGCCGTCCTCGTCCACCGGCTCCGGCCACACCACCCCCGGCCAGAGCGGAAAGCCGCAACAGCCGTCCGGCTCCGGCTCCCCTTCCGGCGAGGGCCTGTTGGGCGGCAACACCGGCGGCCTGTTCGAGCCGGGCACGGGCAGCGCCACCCCGGCCCCGCCCGCCAAGCCCCCCAAACCGCCCGTCCCGGACGTCACGCTGCCCCCGCTCCTGCCGGGTCTGCTGCCGGACCTGAACATCCATCCGGAGAACCCGGAGTAGGAGACATACGCGAACGCGGGAGGGGCCGGGAAGAAGATCCCCGGCCCCTCCCGTGCGCGTGCGGACACCTCAGAAGAACACGGACCGCCGCTGCACCAGCAGCTTGTACAGCGTGTGCTGGATCTGCTCCCGCACCTGGTCGGTGAGGTTGAACATCAGCATCGGGTCCTCGGCCGCCTCCGGCGGATAGCCGTCCGTCGGGATCGGCTCGCCGAACTGGATCGTCCACTTCGTCGGCAGCGGCACCAGACCGGCCGGCCCCAGCCAGGGGAACGTCGGCGTGATCGGGAAGTACGGAAAGCCGAGCAGCCGGGCCAGCGTCTTGGCGTTCCCGATCATCGGGTAGATCTCCTCGGCCCCCACGATCGAGCACGGCACGATGGGCGTGCCCGCCCTCAGCGCGGTCGACACGAAGCCGCCCCGCCCGAAGCGCTGCAACTTGTACCGCTCGCCGAACGGCTTGCCGATGCCCTTGAACCCCTCGGGCATCACCCCCACGACCTCGCCCCGCTCCAGGAGCGCCTGGGCGTCCTCGGAACAGGCCAGCGTGTGCCCGGCCTTGCGGGCCAGCTCGTTGACGACCGGCAGCATGAACACCAGGTCGGCCGCGAGCAGCCGCAGATGGCGCCCCGCCGGGTGGTGGTCGTGGACGGCGACCTGCATCATCAGCCCGTCCAGCGGCAGCGTCCCTGAGTGGTTGGCGACGACCAGCGCCCCGCCCTCGGCGGGAATGTTCTCGACGCCCTTCACCTCCACCCGGAAGTACTTGTCGAAGACCGGCCGCAGCACCGACATCAGGACCTGGTCGGTGAGCTCCTTGTCGTAGCCGAACTCGTCGACGTCGTACTCGCCGGTGATCCGCCGCCGCAGGAACGACAGGCCGCCCGCGATCCGGCGGTCCCAACTGCCGCGCTGCTCCTGGCCGGGCGCGGCGTCGGCCCCGGAAGCCCGCTCCGCGGCCCCCTGCGCGCCCGGGAGGGCACTGACCGGGGAGGAGGGCGCCGGCAGCGGCGGCGGCCCGGGCTCGGCCTTGCGGCGGCCCGGAACCGAGCGCCTGCGACCGGTGCGCTGCGCGCTCTGGCGCGAGCGGTCGTCGTCGAACGGGATGACCTTGGCGTCCGCCATCGTTGGTGCGCTCCTCATTCCGCGTTCGAGGGGGTGGGCGTGGGGGCGGCGGCCCCGGCGGGTGCCCCGCCGGGGAAGGACGCGAACGGCAGCCCCGCCACCCGGTCCACGGCCCTGGCCAGCGTGTCCGGCGGCAGCAGCCCCGGCCCCCGGCTGCGGGCGAAGTCCGCGAACGTCTCGGCCGTCGTGTACTTGGGTTCAAAGCCCAGTGTCTCGCGCATCTGGACGGTGCTGACCACCCTGCCGTGGGTGAGCAAACGAATCTGCTCGGGCGAGAAGTCGGTCACCCCCACCGTCCTGAGCGCGCTGCCCACCCAGCGCACGGCCGGCAGCAACACCGGCACCGTGGGCCGCCCGAGCCGCCGTGAACACTGCGACAGGAGCAGCACGCCCTCCCCCGCCACGTTGAAGGTCCCGCTGTTGAGCGTGGAGCGCCGGGGCTCGCCCGAGGCGATCCGCAGCACGTCGATCACATCGTCCTCGTGGACGAACTGGAGCCGCGGGTCGTAGCCGAGCACCGTCGGGAGGACCGGCAGCGAGAAGTACTCGGCGAGCGGCGAGTCGGCGCTCGGCCCCAGGATGTTGGCGAACCGGAGCACACAGACCGCGACGTCCGGCCGGCGCCGGGCGAAGCCGCGCACATACCCCTCGACCTCGACGGCGTCCTTCGCGAAGCCGCCGCTGGGCAGCGACTTGGGCGGGGTCGTCTCGGTGAACACCGCGGGGTCGCGCGGCGCGGACCCGTACACGCTCGTACTCGACTTCACGACGAGCCTCTTGACCGTCGGCGACTTCTGACAGGCGCCGAGCAGCTGCATCGTGCCGATGACGTTGGTCTCCTTGACCGAGGTGCGCCCACCGCCCGAGCCCAGCGGTGTCCCCGTCACGTCCATGTGCACCACGGTGTCCACACCGTGTTCCGCGAGCACCTTCGCGATCGCCGGCTGGCGGATGTCCGCCTGTACGAAATCGGCGCCACCGAGCTGATGGCCCGGAGCGACGACATCGACCCCGATCACCCGGTCGACCTCGGGATCACACTGGATCCGCCGTACGAGACGGCCTCCGAGCTGCCGGGCCACTCCGGTGACGAGCACGACCTTCCCCAAGATCAGCGCCTTCCTTCGGCCTTCGGTACGTCCCTACGCCCTCTGCGCCACCGTAGCGGCTGGATGTCACGCGGTGACGGCCCCCGGCGCCCGCATGGCCGAGAAACCGTGTCCGGGTACGAGAAACCGCGTCCGGGTACGCCACAGCCCTCCCACCGACGATGCGGTGGGAGGGCTGCGATCTCACGAACAGCGCTCGCTTACTTCTTGTTGCGACGCTGAACGCGCGTGCGCTTGAGCAGCTTGCGGTGCTTCTTCTTGGCCATCCGCTTGCGCCGCTTCTTGATAACAGAGCCCACGACTACCCTCGCTCACTTCTTCTCACTCGGTGCGGGGCGTCTGGGCCCACACGACCTACGTCGGCCTAGCCTACCTGCCGCCGAGTGAGGGACGTAATCCGAGGGGAGCGTGGTGCTCCCTCAGGCCGTCTCCACCCCCACGAAGGACTCGCGGAGATACTCGTGAACTGCTTGCTCCGGGACCCGGAAGGACCTGCCCACCCGGATCGCCGGCAGATGGCCGCTGTGCACCAAGCGGTACACGGTCATCTTGGACACTCGCATCACCGAGGCGACTTCCGCCACGGTCAGGAACTTGACCTCATTGAGAGGCCTGTCACTCCCAGCAGTCATGACCCACCTGTACCTTCCGCACCCAACGCGCACCGGCTTCCCCTCCGGTGACTCAACGTCGCTGTGCGCTCACTCCCCAGAGTAGGGGCGGGTGGTGCGAGTGGGGAAGAGGAGCCCCCATCGGCCGCCTACTGTGACAGACACGCCCGATTGAGTACATAGCGAGTAAGCGGCCGGTAGTAATCGGACCGCACGGCGTCATCAAGCGGAACGGCCACGGCCACCCGCCCCTCGGCCTCACCGACGAACAGCGCGGGGTCGTCCGTATCGGCCAGACCAACCGCCTCGATACCCAGCTGACCTGCTCCGCAGACCCATCCGTGGTCCCCGATCACCAACTCGGGAACCTGCCCAGAGGCCCCCGCCGCGGCCCCCAGGGCGACCCGAACCGGCAGCGGGGAATGGGAGTGCGCGCCGGTCTCGCTCCCGGCACCCCGCGCGCCGGGTTCCCGCACCAACGCGACTCCCCGTACGTAGTCAAGGTTGTACGTACGTACCCCGAACCGGGTCGTTATGTCGACAGAGCTGCCCTGCGCGGGGGTGATAACAGGGCATCCCGCTGCCGACAAAGCGTCCGCCAGAGCGGCGTAGAAGCCGAGCAGACGGTGCGGATGCCCGGTCCCGAGCAGCACCGCGCCACGGCGCGCGGCCACCTCGCCGAGCCGCACCGCGAAGGCGTCGAGCCCCGCCAACGTCCGCTCGGGGTCGATGACATCGGGCCCGCTCACATGGCCCGGGTCGTCGCTCACCCCGCACTTGTCCGCCATCAGGCGCAGCAAGTCCCGTTCGCCCCAGCCGTGTTCGGGGTCGAGCCCGATCATGACGCGGGGGTCGCGGGCGGCGAACAGCCGGTAGCTGCGCAGACTCTCCTCCCGCGACGTGGCCACCGGCCCGGCCAGCCTGGCCGCCAGAAGGTGCGCCCGGAGCGCCGCGATGCTCAACACCCGACGATGCTCCCGCAACCACCCCGCCCCCACCCCAATTTCCTCCCCCAACCCCACAGTTGGCGTAACGGGGGCGCGGCCCCCGCCCCCCTTTTTTGCGCAGTTCCCCGCGCCCCTGAAAACCCGTTTTCGTCTGCGGACCGTGCGTGGCTGGTCGCGCAGTTCCCCGCGCCCCTAGCGGGTCGGTGCTGGCCAGCATCTCAGCCCGTCCGGCGATTGAGGACGAGCGCCCTTCAGGCGCGATACGGGGTCTGGGGCGGAGCCCCAGGGGGCGGGCGGCGGGGTGGGGAAAACCCGCTAGGCCAACAACCCCCGCAACGGAAACACCGCCCGCCGCGTAGCCAACACCGCCTGATCAAGCCGATCCGCAGGGTCATACCCCGCATCCCACGCCCGCCAGGAAACCCCCCGCCCATCCGTCATCCGCCCCGGCCCCAACTCCCGCGTACGCGCGAACACTTCATCCCGCCAGGACGAAGGAATCACCGACTCGGGAGCGACGGGCGCATGCCCCGCGATCCCCACCAGATGCGTCCAGGACCGCGGCACGACATCCACCACCGCATACCCCCCACCCCCGAGCGCGACCCACTTCGCCCCCGGCACGTACTCGTGCGCCAACGAGTGACAGGCCTCCTGCACCGCCCGCTGCGCGTCGAGCGACACGGCCAGATGGGCCAGCGGATCCTCGAAGTGCGTATCGGCCCCATGCTGGGTGACCAGCACCTGTGGCCGAAAATCGGCGATGAGCTCCGGCACCACCGCGTGGAACGCCCGCACCCACCCCTCGTCCCCCGTCCCCGCCGGCAGCGCGAGATTGACCGCACAGCCCTCGCCGGGCCCGTCCGCCCCGGTCTCCTCGGGCCACCCCGTCCCGGGGAACAGCGTCCGGGGATGCTCGTGCAGCGAGATCGTCAGGACCCGGGGATCCTCCCAGAACGCCGCCTGCACCCCGTCCCCGTGGTGCACGTCGACGTCCACGTACGCGACCCGCTCGACCCCCAGCTCCAACAGCCGCGCGATCGCGAGGGCGGCGTCGTTGTAGACGCAGAACCCGGCCGCCCCGCCCGGCATCGCGTGGTGCAGCCCGCCCGCGAAGTTCACCGCGTGCGCGGCCTCCCCCGCCCACACCGCCTCGGCCGCCGCGACCGACTGGCCCGCGATCAGCGCGGAGGCCTCGTGCATCCCGGCAAAAGCGGGATCGTCCATCGTCCCGAGCCCGTACGAGGCGTCGGCCGCACGCGGGTCCGCCGACGCGGCCCGTACCGCGTCCACATAGTCCTGCCGGTGCACCAGCCGCAGCGTCGAATCCCCGGCCGGCGGCGCGGCGACGACGTCCACCTGCCGATCGAGCCCGTACGCCCGCACCAGACCCATGGTCAGCGCGAGGCGCACCGGGTCCATCGGATGGCTCGACCCGAAGTCGTAGCGCGTGACAGCTTCATCCCACATCAACAGTGCGCGGCCGTTCATGCCCGCCACCGTATCGGGCGCCCTCGGAGCCGAACGAGCGGGCGTACACCAGCGTCAACAGCACCAGGACCATCGGCACCAGCATCGCGCCCCGGTAGCTCCAGGCGTCCCCGAGCGCCCCGACGAGCGGCGAGCCGACGAGGAAACCCACGTAATTGAAGATGTTGAGCCGGGCCACCGCCGCGTCGCTGGCCCCCGGGAACAGCCGCCCCGCCGCCGCGAACGTCTGCGGCACGATCACACACAGCCCGAACCCGAGCAGCGTGAATCCGGCCATCCCCACCCAGGGCCCCGGCGCGACCGCGACCACGGCGAACCCGAGCGCCGCCAGCACCGTCCCCACCCGCACCACCGCCACCGCCCCGAACCGCCGCACCCCGAAGTCCCCCGCCGCCCGCCCGAGCAGCGTCGTCACCATGTAGACGTTGTACGGAACGGTCGACAGCTGCTCGGAACTGCCCAGCGTGTCCTGGAGGTACTTGGCACTCCAGTTGGAGACGGTCGAGTCCCCGATGTACGCGAAGCTCATCACGAGACAGAGCGGCAGCAGCAGCCGGAAGACGAGCGGCTTGACCGTCGCGTCGCCCCCGTCCACGACCTCGACGACGCCCGGCTCCCCGTCCGCGTACCAACGGCTCGCGATCAGACACACCGGCAGCAGCACGCCCACGACCGGCAGATACGACACCAGCAGCGAAAGCTGCCAGTGCGCCCCCGCCCAGGCCAGCGAGGCGCCACCGATCCCGCCGAGACTGTACGAGGCGTGGAACCCGAGCATGATGCTGCGCCCGTACGTCCGCTGGAGGCTGACCCCCAGCATGTTCATGGAGGCGTCGAGCGCGCCCACCGCGAGCCCGAACGCGCCGAGCGACAGCGCGGCCTGCCACATCCGGTCACCGGCCCCGGCTCCGAGCAGCGCGAGCAGCACGGCGGGCTGCGCGAACCGCAGCACCGCGCTGGGCCGGACCCGCTTGACCAGGTGCTCGGTGCAGACGCTGCCGACCCCCGCGAGGATCGGCACGGCCGCGAGGAAGGCGGGGAGCAGACCGTCGGATATCCCGTACCGGTCCTGGATCGCGGGGATCCGGGTCACCAGGAGGGCGAAGGCCATGCCCTGCGCGAAGAAGCTCACCGCCAGGGACGCCTTGCCGTGCCGCAGGCGTGGGTCTGTCATGGCGGCACAGCCTAGGGCCGTTACTTACTCCTGGGTAGAGAGATCACGCGAGCAATCCGAGCAGCTGTCCCATGTCC
Protein-coding sequences here:
- a CDS encoding phosphatase, translating into MLSIAALRAHLLAARLAGPVATSREESLRSYRLFAARDPRVMIGLDPEHGWGERDLLRLMADKCGVSDDPGHVSGPDVIDPERTLAGLDAFAVRLGEVAARRGAVLLGTGHPHRLLGFYAALADALSAAGCPVITPAQGSSVDITTRFGVRTYNLDYVRGVALVREPGARGAGSETGAHSHSPLPVRVALGAAAGASGQVPELVIGDHGWVCGAGQLGIEAVGLADTDDPALFVGEAEGRVAVAVPLDDAVRSDYYRPLTRYVLNRACLSQ
- a CDS encoding lysophospholipid acyltransferase family protein, whose protein sequence is MADAKVIPFDDDRSRQSAQRTGRRRSVPGRRKAEPGPPPLPAPSSPVSALPGAQGAAERASGADAAPGQEQRGSWDRRIAGGLSFLRRRITGEYDVDEFGYDKELTDQVLMSVLRPVFDKYFRVEVKGVENIPAEGGALVVANHSGTLPLDGLMMQVAVHDHHPAGRHLRLLAADLVFMLPVVNELARKAGHTLACSEDAQALLERGEVVGVMPEGFKGIGKPFGERYKLQRFGRGGFVSTALRAGTPIVPCSIVGAEEIYPMIGNAKTLARLLGFPYFPITPTFPWLGPAGLVPLPTKWTIQFGEPIPTDGYPPEAAEDPMLMFNLTDQVREQIQHTLYKLLVQRRSVFF
- a CDS encoding 30S ribosomal protein bS22, whose product is MGSVIKKRRKRMAKKKHRKLLKRTRVQRRNKK
- a CDS encoding MFS transporter, which translates into the protein MTDPRLRHGKASLAVSFFAQGMAFALLVTRIPAIQDRYGISDGLLPAFLAAVPILAGVGSVCTEHLVKRVRPSAVLRFAQPAVLLALLGAGAGDRMWQAALSLGAFGLAVGALDASMNMLGVSLQRTYGRSIMLGFHASYSLGGIGGASLAWAGAHWQLSLLVSYLPVVGVLLPVCLIASRWYADGEPGVVEVVDGGDATVKPLVFRLLLPLCLVMSFAYIGDSTVSNWSAKYLQDTLGSSEQLSTVPYNVYMVTTLLGRAAGDFGVRRFGAVAVVRVGTVLAALGFAVVAVAPGPWVGMAGFTLLGFGLCVIVPQTFAAAGRLFPGASDAAVARLNIFNYVGFLVGSPLVGALGDAWSYRGAMLVPMVLVLLTLVYARSFGSEGARYGGGHERPRTVDVG
- a CDS encoding DUF5667 domain-containing protein, producing the protein MIANVSAHRRANAFAQALEEASAADQETPETGPAEQAETGRLLTLAGGLGELPKPEMDPQVKVEQRTLLMAEMERMFAGGAAADPQVPEQRTGRGAHRATSLRKLRPRSRWSKGIAAGGLSIGVAAGAFSGVAAASSDALPGDSLYGLKRGMEDLKLTMADDDASRGVLYLDQASTRLSEARRLMERGRAGDLDHEQLGEVRRALSGMEHDASEAHRLLHQAYARDGSLEPIAALNSFSEAHRESWSKLRGKLPPQLTDVGNQVSSVFAAIDQEVKPLQSLLPKTSSKTHTRQGTSHPGGTSGATRPSAPSSSTGSGHTTPGQSGKPQQPSGSGSPSGEGLLGGNTGGLFEPGTGSATPAPPAKPPKPPVPDVTLPPLLPGLLPDLNIHPENPE
- a CDS encoding acetoin utilization protein AcuC → MNGRALLMWDEAVTRYDFGSSHPMDPVRLALTMGLVRAYGLDRQVDVVAAPPAGDSTLRLVHRQDYVDAVRAASADPRAADASYGLGTMDDPAFAGMHEASALIAGQSVAAAEAVWAGEAAHAVNFAGGLHHAMPGGAAGFCVYNDAALAIARLLELGVERVAYVDVDVHHGDGVQAAFWEDPRVLTISLHEHPRTLFPGTGWPEETGADGPGEGCAVNLALPAGTGDEGWVRAFHAVVPELIADFRPQVLVTQHGADTHFEDPLAHLAVSLDAQRAVQEACHSLAHEYVPGAKWVALGGGGYAVVDVVPRSWTHLVGIAGHAPVAPESVIPSSWRDEVFARTRELGPGRMTDGRGVSWRAWDAGYDPADRLDQAVLATRRAVFPLRGLLA
- a CDS encoding NAD-dependent epimerase/dehydratase family protein; its protein translation is MGKVVLVTGVARQLGGRLVRRIQCDPEVDRVIGVDVVAPGHQLGGADFVQADIRQPAIAKVLAEHGVDTVVHMDVTGTPLGSGGGRTSVKETNVIGTMQLLGACQKSPTVKRLVVKSSTSVYGSAPRDPAVFTETTPPKSLPSGGFAKDAVEVEGYVRGFARRRPDVAVCVLRFANILGPSADSPLAEYFSLPVLPTVLGYDPRLQFVHEDDVIDVLRIASGEPRRSTLNSGTFNVAGEGVLLLSQCSRRLGRPTVPVLLPAVRWVGSALRTVGVTDFSPEQIRLLTHGRVVSTVQMRETLGFEPKYTTAETFADFARSRGPGLLPPDTLARAVDRVAGLPFASFPGGAPAGAAAPTPTPSNAE
- a CDS encoding helix-turn-helix domain-containing protein; the protein is MTAGSDRPLNEVKFLTVAEVASVMRVSKMTVYRLVHSGHLPAIRVGRSFRVPEQAVHEYLRESFVGVETA